A single region of the Chryseobacterium culicis genome encodes:
- a CDS encoding type B 50S ribosomal protein L31 — translation MKNGIHPENYRLVVFKDMSNDEVFLCKSTAETKDTIEYEGQEYPLIKMEISSTSHPFYTGKVKLVDTAGRVDKFMNKYKKFAK, via the coding sequence ATGAAAAACGGAATCCACCCAGAAAATTATAGACTTGTTGTTTTCAAAGATATGAGTAACGACGAGGTGTTTCTTTGCAAGTCTACTGCAGAAACAAAAGACACTATCGAGTACGAAGGACAAGAGTATCCTCTAATCAAAATGGAAATCTCTTCAACTTCTCACCCTTTTTATACTGGTAAAGTAAAACTAGTTGACACTGCAGGTAGAGTTGATAAGTTCATGAACAAATACAAAAAATTCGCTAAGTAA